A genomic region of Bacteroidota bacterium contains the following coding sequences:
- the fusA gene encoding elongation factor G, producing MPRKYALEHTRNIGIMAHIDAGKTTTTERILFYTGVVHRMGEVHEGGATMDWMEQEKERGITITSAATACIWRDTQINIIDTPGHVDFTVEVERSLRVLDGAVALFCAVGGVEPQSETVWRQANKYGVPRIAFVNKMDRTGADFFNVITMIKERLSANPIPINLPIGEGEMFAGVIDLVTNTARMYNENTLGTTFEDVPIPENLREHAKEWRTRLFESVAEVDDTLLLKYLEGHEITAEEVMRVLREAVIQSKIIPVLCGSAFKNKGVQNLLDAVVDFLPNPLDVGAVEGHHLNLTDHISREPRDNEKFAAIAFKIMTDPYVGKLTFFRVYSGTLKAGSYVLNSISGRKERIGRILRMHANHREDIDEAYTGDICAAVGLKQTRTGDTLCDEDDPIVLERMIFPEPVISLAVEPKTKADSEKMSEALQKLADEDPTFRVKTDEETGQTILSGMGELHLEILVDRMKREFRVEANVGKPQVAYKETIRKKVTQEGKFVRQSGGRGQFGHVWIEVEPNEPGKGYEFENAIIGGVIPKEYISPVSAGIVEAMKNGIVAGYPVEDIKVKLFDGSYHEVDSSEMAFKIAGSMAFKEAARKASPVILEPIMDVEVVTPEDYMGDVIGDLTKRRGKIESMTARSDAQVIKASVPLSEMFGYATVMRSMSQGRAIYTMQFSRYEEAPRSIQEQIIEAAKGKTAVAA from the coding sequence ATGCCACGCAAGTACGCACTCGAGCACACTCGGAATATTGGAATCATGGCGCACATCGACGCCGGGAAAACTACGACTACCGAGCGAATTTTGTTTTATACCGGCGTAGTCCATCGCATGGGTGAAGTCCACGAAGGTGGCGCCACCATGGACTGGATGGAGCAGGAAAAAGAACGGGGGATCACGATCACGTCGGCAGCAACTGCATGCATTTGGCGCGATACTCAGATAAATATCATCGATACACCCGGCCACGTCGATTTCACGGTTGAAGTCGAGCGTTCGCTCCGCGTACTCGATGGTGCGGTCGCGCTGTTTTGCGCGGTTGGCGGCGTCGAACCCCAGTCCGAGACCGTCTGGCGTCAGGCAAACAAGTATGGAGTCCCACGTATTGCGTTCGTCAACAAGATGGATCGTACCGGCGCGGACTTCTTCAATGTCATCACGATGATCAAGGAGCGGCTGAGCGCCAATCCGATTCCGATCAATCTCCCAATCGGCGAAGGCGAGATGTTTGCTGGCGTGATCGATCTCGTGACGAACACTGCTCGGATGTACAATGAGAACACGCTTGGCACGACCTTCGAAGATGTTCCAATTCCAGAGAACCTGAGGGAGCATGCGAAAGAATGGCGGACACGGTTGTTCGAGTCTGTCGCGGAAGTTGATGATACGCTTCTGCTGAAGTATCTCGAAGGTCACGAGATCACCGCCGAAGAAGTCATGCGTGTCCTTCGTGAGGCTGTGATCCAATCCAAGATCATTCCTGTCCTCTGTGGTTCAGCGTTCAAGAATAAAGGCGTTCAGAATCTACTCGATGCGGTCGTTGATTTTCTTCCGAATCCGCTTGATGTCGGAGCGGTTGAAGGGCATCATCTAAACCTCACGGACCACATCAGTCGCGAGCCGCGCGATAATGAGAAGTTCGCCGCTATCGCTTTCAAGATCATGACCGACCCGTATGTCGGCAAACTCACGTTCTTCCGTGTATACTCGGGTACCCTGAAGGCTGGTTCTTACGTGTTGAATTCCATCAGTGGTCGTAAGGAGCGCATCGGGCGCATTCTTCGCATGCACGCAAATCATCGTGAAGATATCGATGAGGCATATACCGGCGATATCTGCGCCGCCGTGGGTCTCAAGCAGACGCGAACCGGGGACACGTTATGTGATGAGGACGATCCGATTGTGTTGGAGCGAATGATTTTTCCGGAGCCGGTCATTTCGCTTGCCGTCGAGCCGAAAACAAAGGCCGATTCCGAGAAAATGTCCGAAGCGTTGCAGAAGCTTGCTGATGAGGACCCAACATTCAGAGTCAAAACTGATGAGGAAACCGGGCAGACGATTCTTTCCGGAATGGGTGAGTTGCACCTGGAGATCCTTGTCGATCGCATGAAACGCGAGTTTCGTGTCGAAGCGAATGTTGGCAAGCCACAGGTTGCATACAAAGAGACGATTCGCAAGAAGGTTACGCAGGAAGGAAAGTTTGTTCGTCAGTCTGGTGGTCGCGGTCAGTTCGGACACGTTTGGATCGAAGTCGAGCCGAACGAGCCCGGCAAGGGTTATGAGTTCGAGAATGCGATCATCGGTGGTGTAATCCCGAAGGAATACATCTCGCCTGTGTCGGCTGGTATCGTCGAAGCAATGAAGAATGGTATCGTCGCCGGCTATCCAGTCGAGGATATTAAGGTCAAGCTATTCGACGGTTCGTACCACGAAGTTGACTCGAGCGAAATGGCATTCAAGATCGCCGGCTCAATGGCGTTCAAGGAAGCGGCCCGCAAAGCCAGCCCGGTGATCCTCGAGCCAATTATGGATGTTGAAGTCGTCACTCCGGAAGACTATATGGGTGACGTGATTGGTGATTTGACGAAACGTCGTGGCAAAATCGAGAGCATGACTGCCCGCTCAGACGCACAGGTTATCAAGGCCTCCGTGCCGCTATCGGAAATGTTTGGTTACGCAACCGTGATGCGATCGATGTCACAGGGACGCGCAATCTATACAATGCAGTTCTCCCGTTACGAGGAAGCTCCACGCTCAATTCAGGAGCAGATCATCGAGGCAGCAAAAGGCAAGACTGCAGTTGCCGCATGA
- a CDS encoding YifB family Mg chelatase-like AAA ATPase, which yields MFSRCYAATTQGIEAYTVEIETHVEAHVPSYAIVGLPDSAVRESKERVLSAMKNSSLPFDTNRKITINLAPADIRKEGSAFDLPIALGLLATAGVVETERLQEYVLLGELALDGTVRPVRGSLNVALHTRKLREKLPNLKGMIVPIENANEAGLVQDIEVYGVRTLRESVDILNGLLTPDPIKIDIDKIFREDTHDGILDFADVKGQEAVKRALEVAAAGGHNLIMVGAPGSGKSMLAKRFPSILPPLTFDEALETTKIHSVAGTLAPNTPLLTSRPFRSPHHTISDAALVGGGMASIRPGEISLAHHGVLFLDELPEFQRNVLEVLRQPLEDGAITISRTRMTVEYPANFMLICAMNPCPCGNFGSAIHSCSCAEGSIQRYMSKISGPLLDRIDIHVEVPSVKIEELSKKSTGESSKRIRERVLTARDRQNARYKESTVPGGKRRIYKNADLPSKMVEQFCEISDEGRNVLKMAMNRMGYSARAYDRILKVARTIADLAGIESISTAHLSEAIQYRSLDRQFWNA from the coding sequence ATGTTCTCCCGTTGTTACGCTGCTACTACCCAAGGAATCGAAGCTTATACCGTCGAAATTGAAACGCACGTCGAGGCGCATGTGCCGAGCTATGCAATTGTAGGACTGCCAGACTCTGCAGTCCGCGAAAGCAAAGAACGTGTACTAAGCGCGATGAAGAACAGCTCGCTTCCGTTCGACACGAATCGCAAGATCACCATCAATCTGGCTCCGGCCGATATCCGCAAGGAAGGCAGTGCATTCGATTTGCCAATTGCTCTCGGGCTGCTTGCTACTGCTGGAGTGGTCGAGACGGAACGGCTGCAGGAGTATGTTTTACTCGGCGAGCTCGCTCTCGACGGTACCGTACGGCCTGTTCGAGGATCGCTGAACGTCGCATTGCACACTCGGAAGCTCCGTGAGAAGCTGCCAAATCTCAAAGGTATGATCGTGCCGATTGAGAATGCCAATGAAGCTGGCCTTGTGCAGGATATCGAAGTGTATGGTGTTCGCACGTTGCGCGAGTCTGTCGATATTTTGAACGGCCTCCTGACTCCCGATCCAATCAAGATCGATATCGACAAGATCTTCCGTGAAGATACACACGATGGAATTCTTGATTTTGCCGACGTGAAGGGGCAGGAAGCTGTCAAACGCGCGCTGGAAGTTGCGGCGGCAGGTGGACACAATCTCATCATGGTCGGCGCTCCTGGCTCGGGCAAGAGTATGCTGGCGAAGCGCTTCCCATCTATCTTACCACCACTCACCTTTGATGAGGCTCTGGAAACCACAAAGATCCATAGCGTGGCTGGCACGCTCGCTCCGAACACTCCTTTGTTAACCTCGCGTCCATTTCGTTCACCACACCATACCATTTCGGATGCTGCGCTTGTCGGCGGAGGCATGGCGAGTATTCGTCCCGGCGAAATTTCGCTCGCGCATCATGGAGTACTCTTTCTCGACGAGCTTCCAGAATTTCAGCGGAACGTCCTTGAAGTCCTGCGACAGCCACTCGAAGATGGAGCGATTACCATCTCGCGGACGCGAATGACCGTTGAATATCCAGCAAACTTCATGTTGATCTGTGCGATGAACCCATGTCCTTGCGGCAACTTCGGTTCTGCGATTCATTCCTGTAGTTGCGCCGAAGGATCGATTCAGCGATACATGAGCAAGATTTCTGGTCCGCTGCTCGACCGCATTGACATCCACGTGGAAGTACCCAGCGTGAAGATCGAGGAGCTTTCGAAGAAATCAACCGGCGAATCATCCAAGCGAATTCGCGAGCGTGTGCTCACCGCACGCGACCGGCAGAATGCTCGCTACAAAGAATCGACCGTTCCTGGCGGCAAACGTCGCATCTACAAGAATGCCGACCTGCCTTCCAAGATGGTCGAGCAATTCTGCGAAATTTCAGACGAAGGCCGCAATGTTCTCAAGATGGCGATGAACCGCATGGGCTATTCTGCTCGCGCTTACGACCGCATCCTGAAAGTCGCGCGCACCATCGCCGATCTTGCCGGCATAGAATCGATCTCCACCGCACACCTCAGCGAGGCCATCCAGTATCGCAGTCTTGACCGGCAATTTTGGAATGCATAG
- the cmk gene encoding (d)CMP kinase, with product MRTNGIIIAIDGPTASGKSTTAKQVAARLGFLHLNTGAMYRAFALLVRRRDHHGHDPARVHTLIEEADIRFSPAGTIQLDGIDVSREIQEPDIALLASELSTNPEVRAKLVEKQRLIGKDGGVVLEGRDIGTVVFPDAELKIFLVADALVRAKRRQLEMERIGTHMPLEELRQQLEERDRRDSERAISPLRKADDAIEVDTTSLTIEGQVERVYELALEKSSRSV from the coding sequence TTGCGCACCAACGGAATCATCATCGCGATTGACGGACCAACAGCATCCGGCAAAAGCACGACTGCAAAACAAGTCGCTGCACGGCTTGGCTTTCTCCATTTGAATACCGGCGCGATGTATCGCGCCTTCGCGCTGCTGGTCCGGCGACGGGACCATCACGGTCATGATCCGGCTCGCGTCCATACCCTTATCGAGGAGGCCGACATCCGCTTCTCTCCTGCCGGGACCATCCAACTCGATGGCATCGACGTCTCGCGCGAAATTCAGGAGCCGGACATTGCACTGCTTGCCAGCGAACTTTCAACGAATCCGGAAGTCCGCGCGAAGCTGGTCGAGAAACAACGCCTGATCGGCAAGGATGGAGGTGTGGTCCTTGAGGGTCGTGATATTGGCACCGTTGTGTTTCCTGATGCGGAGCTAAAAATCTTTCTGGTCGCCGATGCATTAGTCCGCGCCAAGCGTCGCCAATTGGAGATGGAGCGAATTGGCACCCATATGCCGCTCGAAGAGTTGCGCCAACAGCTCGAAGAGCGCGACCGCCGAGACAGCGAGCGTGCCATATCCCCGCTCCGCAAGGCGGATGACGCAATCGAGGTCGATACGACAAGTCTGACGATTGAGGGGCAGGTTGAACGGGTCTATGAGCTTGCTCTGGAAAAGAGCAGTCGATCGGTTTGA
- a CDS encoding 4-hydroxy-3-methylbut-2-enyl diphosphate reductase: MQVTVDKNSGFCWGVVRAVNMAEAELSGQAGNGHAPRLYSLGDIIHNPVEVDRLRSEGLETIGHGDFERIAEENRTLGIQSKILIRAHGEPPSTYTKLQELGLEVVNATCPVVGKVQERIRKFYDKNYQIVIFGKKEHAEVIGLRGVVNDEAIVVKSVEEALAKIKFDRPTVLFSQTTMDRPTFREIRDRLKERISDLVVDTMEETAVEFQAKDTICGQVSGRETKLAELARQQDLVIFVAGHNSSNGKVLFNVAKDANPNTYFIEDERELLPEWFEKVNNVAVTGATSTPQWLMQRVGDAIYKLCGEPEKAQLLPVLQ; encoded by the coding sequence ATGCAAGTCACTGTCGATAAGAATTCCGGGTTTTGCTGGGGCGTCGTCCGGGCCGTGAATATGGCCGAGGCGGAGTTGAGCGGTCAGGCCGGGAATGGTCATGCGCCACGTTTATACTCATTGGGTGATATCATCCACAATCCCGTCGAGGTCGATCGCCTTCGCTCCGAAGGACTTGAGACCATCGGGCATGGTGATTTCGAGCGAATTGCTGAAGAGAATCGCACACTCGGCATCCAGTCTAAGATACTGATTCGAGCTCACGGCGAACCGCCTTCGACTTATACGAAGCTGCAAGAGCTTGGCCTCGAAGTCGTCAATGCGACGTGTCCAGTCGTTGGCAAAGTTCAGGAGCGCATTCGAAAGTTTTATGACAAGAACTACCAGATCGTAATTTTTGGTAAGAAGGAACATGCCGAGGTAATCGGACTTAGGGGTGTGGTCAACGATGAAGCCATTGTGGTGAAATCGGTCGAAGAGGCATTGGCCAAAATCAAATTCGATCGCCCCACGGTGCTCTTCTCGCAAACGACGATGGATCGCCCCACTTTCCGTGAAATACGGGACCGCCTGAAAGAGCGTATCTCCGATCTTGTCGTGGATACGATGGAAGAGACAGCGGTCGAATTTCAGGCCAAAGATACGATATGCGGTCAAGTCTCCGGCAGAGAAACGAAGCTCGCGGAACTGGCACGCCAGCAGGATTTGGTAATATTTGTTGCCGGCCATAACAGCTCGAACGGCAAGGTCCTCTTTAATGTCGCCAAGGATGCCAACCCGAATACTTACTTCATCGAGGATGAGCGTGAACTTTTGCCCGAGTGGTTCGAAAAAGTAAACAACGTTGCCGTGACAGGTGCAACTAGCACCCCGCAATGGCTCATGCAACGCGTCGGCGATGCCATTTACAAGCTGTGTGGCGAGCCCGAGAAAGCCCAGTTGTTGCCGGTGCTGCAGTAG
- the ruvA gene encoding Holliday junction branch migration protein RuvA: MISLLHGTVRHKVPFWIVIEAAGVGYEVFCTQEAFELAGKVGTEAELWTRLVVREDSLTLYGFARVEERALFDQLVAISGVGPKTAVGILSGLGADHLREAIATGDTGRLTGIPGIGRKTAERLIVELRDKLMKEETYAPPTTSGARVRSDALQALIALGYQRVLAEKAIRNVVRDTPEAGKSVEALIKAALKEAA, from the coding sequence ATGATCTCGCTACTACACGGCACAGTCCGGCATAAGGTACCATTTTGGATCGTCATCGAAGCGGCCGGTGTCGGCTACGAGGTGTTCTGTACACAGGAGGCGTTCGAGCTGGCAGGGAAGGTTGGTACGGAGGCCGAACTGTGGACGCGCTTGGTGGTGCGCGAAGACTCGCTCACACTTTATGGATTTGCGCGTGTGGAGGAGCGGGCGCTCTTTGACCAACTCGTCGCGATTAGTGGTGTCGGGCCAAAGACTGCAGTCGGTATTCTTTCGGGGCTCGGTGCGGATCATCTCCGCGAGGCTATCGCCACTGGTGATACTGGACGGTTGACAGGTATTCCCGGTATTGGCCGGAAGACCGCCGAGCGGCTTATTGTCGAGTTGCGGGACAAACTTATGAAAGAAGAGACGTACGCTCCTCCAACGACGAGCGGGGCGAGGGTCCGAAGTGATGCCCTGCAAGCGCTTATCGCATTGGGCTATCAGAGAGTGCTGGCAGAGAAAGCAATCAGAAATGTGGTTCGGGATACCCCGGAGGCAGGGAAGAGCGTGGAGGCACTTATTAAAGCAGCGCTGAAGGAAGCAGCTTAG